A genomic region of Cannabis sativa cultivar Pink pepper isolate KNU-18-1 chromosome 1, ASM2916894v1, whole genome shotgun sequence contains the following coding sequences:
- the LOC115704304 gene encoding inositol transporter 4-like, whose protein sequence is MEGGYHKADKTEFSECWKISWRTPYIMRLSLTAGIGGLLFGYDTGVISGALLYIREEFIEVDKKAWLQETIVSMAVAGAILGAAVGGWISDCFGRKKALLLADIVFFGGAIVMAVAPAPWVLIIGRILVGLGVGMASMAAPLYISESSPTRIRGALVSSNALLITGGQFLSYLINLAFTKVPGTWRWMLGIAGLPALIQFILMLSLPESPRWLFRQNKIDEAKSILEKIFPVDEVENEMKALKDSVEAEKAIEGELGDGFLPKLKSALRSKVVRRALLAGITVQLIQQFVGINTVLYYSPTIVQFAGFASRQTALALSLVTSGLNFVGSIISMGFVDKYGRRKFMLVSLVGIIACLVALGAVFFQAAATAPAVSNLENMHFGGNTTCPAYLSTPKSQSWNCMSCLKAPDCAFCASSGNGLHPGACLAVSNDIRSTCRMEKRTWYTEGCPSKFGFLAVAFLGLYIICYSPGMGSVPWLVNSEIYPLKYRGIGGGIAAVCNWSVNLLVSETFLTLTNALGSAWTFILFAGLSFIGFIAIYFVVPETKGLSFEEVEKMLEKGFKPKGICFKGIKDEIDEENVSPSSV, encoded by the exons ATGGAGGGAGGCTATCACAAAGCAGATAAGACAGAATTTTCAGAATGCTGGAAAATCTCCTGGAGAACTCCCTATATTATGCGTCTTTCACTAACTGCTGGAATTGGAGGACTTCTTTTTGGATATGACACTG GAGTGATTTCTGGGGCTCTCCTCTATATTAGAGAGGAATTTATAGAAGTAGATAAGAAAGCATGGTTGCAG GAGACTATAGTGAGTATGGCTGTTGCAGGAGCTATACTTGGTGCTGCAGTCGGTGGTTGGATCAGTGATTGTTTTGGTCGTAAAAAGGCACTTCTGCTTGCTGATATAGTGTTCTTTGGTGGAGCAATTGTTATGGCAGTAGCTCCTGCACCGTGGGTGCTTATTATAGGTAGAATTCTAGTTGGCCTTGGAGTTGGAATGGCTTCCATGGCTGCACCACTATACATCTCAGAAAGTTCACCTACTAGAATCAGAGGAGCACTCGTGAGTTCAAATGCATTATTGATTACAGGTGGACAATTCCTGTCCTACTTGATCAACCTAGCTTTTACAAAG gTTCCTGGAACCTGGCGTTGGATGCTTGGTATTGCAGGACTTCCAGCCTTGATTCAGTTCATTCTCATGTTGTCTCTTCCAGAGTCCCCAAGATGGCTCTTCAGACAG AACAAGATAGATGAGGCCAAGTCTATATTAGAGAAGATCTTTCCTGTTGATGAAGTTGAAAATGAGATGAAGGCCTTGAAAGATTCTGTTGAGGCAGAAAAAGCTATTGAAGGAGAACTCGGTGATGGATTTCTTCCAAAACTGAAGAGTGCTCTTCGAAGTAAAGTAGTCCGTAGAGCACTTCTTGCAGGCATTACTGTACAACTCATCCAACAATTCGTAGGCATTAACACCGTCTTATATTACAGTCCTACTATTGTTCAATTTGCTGGATTCGCATCCAGACAAACTGCTTTAGCACTTTCCTTGGTAACTTCTGGTCTTAATTTTGTTGGCTCTATCATAAGTATGGGCTTTGTGGACAAGTATGGAAGGAGAAAGTTCATGCTTGTGTCTCTTGTCGGTATCATTGCGTGCCTTGTGGCCTTAGGAGCAGTGTTTTTCCAGGCTGCTGCAACTGCTCCTGCGGTTAGCAACTTAGAAAACATGCACTTCGGTGGAAACACCACATGCCCAGCTTACCTCTCAACCCCTAAATCTCAATCATGGAACTGCATGTCATGTTTGAAAGCACCAGATTGCGCCTTCTGTGCCAGCAGTGGAAATGGG CTTCATCCTGGAGCTTGTTTGGCTGTGAGTAATGATATTAGAAGCACATGTCGCATGGAAAAGAGAACATGGTACACAGAAGGTTGTCCAAGCAAGTTTGGATTCTTGGCAGTAGCATTTCTAGGCCTCTATATTATATGCTATTCACCTGGGATGGGCAGTGTTCCATGGCTAGTAAACTCAGAGATATATCCTTTAAAATACAGAGGGATTGGTGGAGGTATTGCTGCAGTATGTAATTGGTCGGTTAATCTGTTAGTTAGCGAAACCTTTTTAACTCTTACTAATGCTTTGGGCTCCGCTTGGACTTTTATTCTATTTGCGGGATTATCTTTCATTGGCTTTATTGCCATTTACTTTGTTGTTCCTGAGACTAAGGGACTTTCATTTGAGGAGGTTGAGAAAATGCTTGAGAAGGGATTCAAACCAAAGGGGATTTGTTTCAAAGGGATCAAAGACGAGATAGATGAGGAGAATGTGTCGCCTTCGTCTGTCTAA